One window of the Ammospiza nelsoni isolate bAmmNel1 chromosome 17, bAmmNel1.pri, whole genome shotgun sequence genome contains the following:
- the LOC132080856 gene encoding BOS complex subunit NOMO1 — protein MRPRAAAALLCALCCALARGSEDIVVGCGGFVKSDVEINYSLIEIKLYTKHGTLKYQTDCAPNNGYFMIPLYDKGDFILKIEPPLGWSFEPTSVDIHVDGINDICTKGGDINFVFTGFSVNGKVLSKGQTLGPAGVQVVLRNAGSDINIQTTITQPGGKFAFFKVLPGEYEIFASHPTWMLKEARTVVRVTSSNAYAASPLIVAGYNVSGSVRSDGEPMKGVMFLLFSSSVSKEDVVGCSISPVDGFQSRDESLSYLCNVVSKEDGSFSFLSLPSGKYTVIPFYRGERITFDVAPSRLDFLVEHDSLQIEPVFHVMGFSVTGRVLNGPEGEGVADATVTLNNQIKVKTKADGSFRLENITTGTYTIHARKEHLFFDTITVKIAPNTPQLANIIATGFSVCGRISVTRFPDTVKQISKYKVTMIPEDKDKASLVTTETDSHGAFCFKAKSGAYNVQVIIPEAETRAGLALKPKMFPVTVTDRPVMDVTFSQFLASVSGKISCLDACGDLTVTLQAVSRQGEKRSLQLQGSKDSVPFTFEGVLPGKYKVSIAHEDWCWKNKSLELEVLEEDVSGVEFRQTGYMLRCSLSHAITLEFYQDGNGPENVGVYNLSKGVNRFCLSKPGVYEVTPRSCHQFEHEYYTYDTSSPSILTLTAVRHHVLGTIVTDKLMDVTVTIKSSIDSEPALVLGPLRSVQELRREQQLAEIESRRQEREKKGQEEEGTKPPVQEMVEELQGPFLYEFSYWARSGEKITVTPSSKELLFYPPYVEAVVSGESCPGKLIEIHGKAGLFLEGQIHPELEGVEIVISEKGATSALITVFTDDKGTYSVGPLHSDLEYTITAQKEGFVLTAVEGTVGDFKAFALAGVTFEIKSEDDQALAGVLLSLSGGVFRSNLLTQDDGMLTFSNLSPGQYYFKPMMKEFRFEPSSQMIEVQEGQNLKIQITGYRTAYSCYGTVSSLNGEPEQGVSVEAVGQKDCSIYGEDTITDEEGKFRLRGLRPGCVYHVQLKAEGNDHIERALPQHRAIEVGNSDIDDVNIIAFRQINQFDLSGNVITASEYLSTLCVKLYKSENLDNPIHTVNLGLSLFFHFPPLLRDGENYVVLLDSTLSKSQYDYTLPQVSFTAIGYHKHITLVFSPTRKLPEQDIAQGSYIALPLTLLLLLAGYNHDKLIPLLLQLTARLQGVRALGQAVSDTGGSEDAKRQSKKQKTRRT, from the exons ATGCGGCCCCGGGCTGCGGCCGCGCTGCTCTGCGCGCTGTGCTGCGCCCTGGCGCGGGGCTCCGAGGACATCGTCGTGGGCTGCGGCGGCTTCGTCAAGTCCGACGTGGAGATCAACTACTCCCTGATCGAG aTTAAATTATATACAAAACATGGTACTCTGAAATACCAGACAGACTGTGCTCCGAACAATGGGTATTTCATGATTCCCCTCTATGACAAG gggGATTTCATTCTTAAAATTGAGCCTCCCCTAGGGTGGAGTTTTG AACCAACCAGTGTAGACATCCATGTGGATGGCATTAATGACATTTGCACAAAGGGAGGTGATATTAACTTTGTGTTCACAGGATTTTCTGTGAATGGAAAG GTTCTCAGCAAAGGTCAGACATTAGGTCCTGCTGGAGTTCAGGTTGTACTGAGAAATGCTGGCAGTGACATAAACATACAAACAACTATTACACAACCTGGAGGAAA GTTTGCTTTCTTTAAAGTGCTTCCTGGCGAATACGAAATCTTTGCATCACATCCTACCTGGATGCTGAAAGAG gCCAGGACAGTGGTGCGGGTGACAAGTTCCAATGCCTACGCTGCCAGCCCCCTGATTGTTGCAGGCTACAACGTCTCTGGGTCTGTGAGGAGTGATGGAGAACCCATGAAAGGGGTCatgtttctccttttctcctcttcagTCTCCAAAGAG GATGTTGTGGGCTGCAGTATTTCTCCTGTGGATGGGTTCCAATCAAGAGATGAGTCTTTATCCTATTTGTGCAATGTTGTATCAAAAGAAGATGGATCTTTCAGCTTCCTTTCTCTGCCAAGTGGGAAATACACTGTG ATCCCATTCTACAGGGGAGAGAGAATCACCTTTGATGTTGCTCCATCCAGATTGGACTTCCTTGTAGAACATGACAGTTTACAGATTGAG cCTGTTTTCCATGTGATGGGTTTCTCTGTCACAGGCAGGGTGTTGAATGGTCCTGAAGGAGAAGGAGTTGCTGATGCCACTGTCACTCTGAACAATCAGATTAAAG TGAAGACAAAAGCTGATGGCTCTTTCCGCCTTGAGAACATCACAACAGGTACATACACAATTCATGCCAGGAAAGAACACCTGTTTTTTGATACCATTACTGTGAAGATTGCACCAAATACACCTCAGCTGGCAAACATCATTGCAACAGG GTTCAGTGTGTGTGGCCGCATCTCAGTTACTCGATTCCCTGACACAGTCAAACAGATCAGTAAATACAAGGTGACCATGATACCTGAAGACAAAGACAAAGCATCACTGGTTACAACAGAAACTGACTCTCATGGAGCATTTTGTTTCAAGGCAAAATCGGGTGCATACAATGTTCAG GTAATTATTCCAGAGGCTGAGACCAGAGCAGGGTTGGCTTTGAAACCCAAAATGTTCCCTGTCACTGTTACTGACAGACCAGTGATGGATGTGACCTTCTCTCAGTTTCTGGCATCTGTCTCAGGGAAGATCTCTTGTTTAG ACGCGTGCGGGGACCTGACGGTGACGCTGCAGGCCGTGAGCCGCCAGGGggagaagcgcagcctgcagctgcaggggagcaAGGACTCGGTGCCCTTCACCTTCGAGGGGGTGCTCCCGGGCAAGTACAAAG TAAGCATTGCACATGAAGACTGGTGCTGGAAGAATAAATCTTTGGAACTGGAAGTGTTGGAGGAAGATGTGTCAGGAGTAGAATTCAGGCAGACTGGATATATGCTGAGGTGTTCTCTTTCTCATGCAATCACACTG GAATTTTATCAGGATGGAAATGGACCAGAGAATGTTGGTGTTTATAACCTGTCCAAAGGAGTTAATAGATTCTGTCTTTCAAAGCCAG GTGTGTATGAGGTGACCCCACGCTCCTGCCACCAGTTTGAGCACGAGTATTACACCTATGACAC GTCCTCTCCCAGTATCCTGACGCTCACTGCAGTTCGCCACCATGTCCTTGGCACGATTGTAACTGATAAACTGATGGATGTGACTGTCACTATTAA GTCCTCCATTGACAGTGAGCCTGCCTTGGTGCTGGGGCCCCTGAGGTCTGTCCAGGAGCTGCgccgggagcagcagctggcggAAATCGAGAGCCGCcggcaggagagggaaaagaaggggcaggaggaggagggaacaAAGCCACCAGTGCAAGAGATGGTGGAGGAGCTCCAAGGACCTTTCTTATATGAATTTTCATATTGGGCAAG GTCTGGAGAGAAAATTACTGTAACACCATCATCAAAAGAGCTGCTCTTCTACCCACCTTATGTGGAAGCAGTTGTTAGTGGag AGAGTTGTCCTGGGAAGCTGATAGAGATTCATGGAAAAGCAGGCCTATTTCTGGAAGGGCAAATTCATCCTGAATTGGAAGGTGTTGAGATTGTCATTAGTGAGAAGGGAGCAACTTCTGCACTTATCACAGTTTTCACTGATGACAAAGGCACTTACAG TGTTGGGCCACTCCACAGTGACCTGGAATACACAATCACTGCTCAGAAGGAAGGTTTTGTTTTGACTGCAGTAGAGGGAACAGTTGGAGACTTCAAAGCTTTTGCTCTTGCTGGGGTGACATTTGAG ATCAAATCAGAGGATGACCAGGCTCTTGCTGGAGTTCTCTTGTCCCTCAGTGGAGGGGTGTTTCGCTCCAACCTCCTCACACAGGACGATGGCATGCTGACATTTTCCAATCTG agcccagggcaatATTACTTTAAACCCATGATGAAAGAATTTCGGTTTGAACCATCATCACAAATGATTGAAGTGCAGGAAGGACAAAATCTCAAAATCCAGATAACTGGTTACAGAACAGCTTACAG CTGTTATGGCACAGTTTCCTCTTTAAATGGAGAGCCTGAGCAGGGAGTGTCAGTGGAAGCTGTGGGACAGAAGGACTGCAGCATCTATGGAGAGGACACAATAACTGATGAGGAGGGCAAATTCAGGCTCCGTGGCCTTCGG CCTGGCTGTGTGTATCATGTCCAACTCAAAGCTGAAGGCAATGATCACATTGAAAGAGCTTTACCACAGCATCGAGCAATTGAg GTTGGGAACAGTGACATTGATGACGTTAATATTATCGCGTTCCGGCAAATTAATCAGTTTGATTTAAGTGGAAATGTAATTACAGCCTCTGAATATCTCTCCACTTTATGT GTGAAGCTCTACAAAAGTGAAAATCTTGACAACCCAATTCATACAGTCAACTTAGGCCTATCCCTGTTTTTTCATTTCCCACCACTACTCCGAGATGGAGAG AATTATGTGGTGCTCCTGGATTCTACATTGTCTAAATCACAGTATGACTACACTCTGCCTCAGGTTTCTTTCACTGCCATTGGATATCATAAACACATTACACTGGTCTTCAGTCCCACT AGAAAGCTGCCTGAACAAGACATTGCCCAAGGGTCTTACATCGCGTTACCGCTgacgctgctgctgctgctggctgggtaCAACCACGATAAG CTGATtcccttgctgctgcagctgacagCCAGGTTGCAGGGGGTGCGTGCCCTGGGCCAGGCAGTCTCTGACACCGGCGGCTCCGAGGACGCAAAGCGACAAAGCAAGAAACAGAAAACGCGACGGACGTGA